From a single Pieris rapae chromosome 17, ilPieRapa1.1, whole genome shotgun sequence genomic region:
- the LOC110998351 gene encoding caskin-1 isoform X3 encodes MVCVELVARGRGGAAQAVIFLGSIRYDALTRVYDARQSSLSTKVAQRMSFGLLGARGAGAARCEFVRMRGPGGKGHAEVAVSRPRGSGAPTPSSEPGLTAAELWDSDWEDDPDDMFLYRHQRRLSDPSANIASFVRGGWRSRDRAGEARDKSRSENEGLDSMVDGLAEVEAGDLRDGRRGSGSSRGRGECMRAVAGPPARPAPLSPACLHRRAPAAEPATRVARTPPPLRPLPPPPLPLGAPRGSPRCEIACDVASLDGGDLAAAESRLRPARPSDRARTVRGREELPGELGPRPPSPGRRDGGEAVAEGEGEGGGAGRWSDSARAYVTLPRRRGVAAALFRASRLPPRRTTPDGTDVYYWCDLPKRSVHELDDGAYNPLWALRGFTQTFHLWKEGKRQQSAPLSAFLTYVTLPWWAIAKDILDHREEPILTF; translated from the exons ATGGTGTGCGTAGAGCTGGTGGCTCGCGGAAGGGGCGGCGCCGCGCAGGCCGTCATCTTCCTCGGCTCCATCCGCTACGACGCGCTCACCCGGGTTTACGACGCCAGG CAATCTTCCCTTTCGACGAAGGTGGCGCAACGCATGTCTTTCGGTCTGCTGGGGGCACGCGGAGCCGGCGCGGCGCGATGCGAGTTCGTTCGTATGAGGGGACCCGGCGGGAAGGGCCACGCCGAG GTGGCGGTGTCGCGACCGCGCGGCTCCGGCGCTCCGACGCCGAGCTCGGAGCCCGGCCTCACGGCGGCGGAGCTGTGGGACAGCGACTGGGAGGACGACCCCGACGACATGTTCCTCTACCGCCATCAG CGACGGCTCAGCGACCCGTCGGCCAACATAGCGTCGTTCGTGCGCGGCGGGTGGCGATCCCGCGATCGAGCGGGCGAAGCCCGAGACAAGAGCCGCTCGGAGAACGAGGGGCTGGACTCGATGGTCGACGGCCTGGCCGAAGTGGAGGCGGGAGACCTTAGAGACG GTCGCAGAGGGTCGGGCTCCTCGCGGGGGCGCGGCGAGTGCATGCGCGCCGTGGCCGGGCCCCCGGCGCGACCGGCGCCCCTCTCCCCCGCCTGCCTGCATCGCCGCGCGCCCGCCGCCGAGCCCGCCACGCGCGTCGCCCGCACGCCGCCGCCGCTCCGCCCGCTGCCCCCGCCGCCTCTGCCGCTCGGCGCGCCGCGGGGCTCGCCCCGCTGCGAGATAGCCTGCGACGTCGCCTCGCTCGACGGGGGCGACCTCGCCGCCGCCGAGTCGCGCCTCCGCCCCGCCCGCCCCTCCGACCGGGCGAGGACGGTGCGCGGCCGCGAGGAGCTCCCGGGCGAGCTCGGGCCGCGGCCGCCTTCGCCCGGCCGGAGGGACGGCGGCGAGGCGGTCGCGGAGGGAGAGGGGGAGGGCGGGGGCGCGGGGCGCTGGAGCGACAGCGCGCGGGCCTACGTGACCCTGCCGCGGCGGCGAGGCGTGGCGGCGGCGCTGTTCCGCGCTTCCCGCCTTCCGCCGCGCCGCACCACGCCGGACGGCACCGACGTCTACTACTGGTGCGATCTGCCCAAGCGCAGCGTTCACG AGCTGGACGACGGCGCGTACAACCCTCTGTGGGCGCTGCGCGGCTTCACGCAGACGTTCCACCTGTGGAAGGAGGGCAAGCGGCAGCAGAGCGCGCCCCTCTCCGCTTTCCTCACCTACGTGACGCTACCCTGGTGGGCCATCGCCAAAG ATATTTTGGATCATCGCGAGGAGCCGATCTTGACCTTCTGA
- the LOC110998349 gene encoding spondin-1, giving the protein MFLWVMLAALAASGSTCQLGPPEGTGGSERSPGDNHYRLLVNGEVERYAPGQRYVVTLVGARTHDVVQQFSRFQLVADPLDPAQPRSPRLQGQFQLFADTLTQFDEECTNSVVESDDLPKTEVQVMWKAPPAGSGCVLLKAMVYENASKWFAEDGQLTKRICEDTSLSAPDCCACDDAKYKIVFQGLWSPQTHPKDFPVQAMWLTHFSDIIGASHPKNFTFWGEGQIATDGFRSLAEWGSVGLLERELRQRGAGGVLRSLVRAQGLWYPRVNANTSATFDVDRRRHLLSLASMFGPSPDWVVGVNGLDLCNADCSWAESETIDLYPYDAGTDNGISYMSANSETSPRERMYRITTMYPEDPRAPFYDPSKKEMQPLARLYITREKIVSRGCDEETLQTLVAEEAENTQSADRPECAVTEWTEWSPCSVTCGKGLRMRTREYRLPQKAQMFECDRQLVSKEMCVAAVPECEGGVGEVEEGEFAGAPQERSPECLTSEWGEWSECSVTCGIGQSTRRRHFLDRLGPKKCPLVQVEESRKCMEPACSEADAAGLSDPLCPTTDWSAWSPCSASCGRGVKFHTRLLLVPADRQQECSARVELMQQRVCLERESCDVDMLTAKRICMESAEQGPCRGVYQRWAFAAAKGMCVPFTYGGCRGNQNNFISQDDCLETCGFILGGNAPPAANGTNPGLSGTSVAPGSPTGATPNGDCRVGEWSEWSRCSVTCGVGYQERSRTVLSVPGPGGAPCPTRLTRRRRCHRYC; this is encoded by the exons ATGTTCTTGTGGGTGATGTTAGCGGCGTTGGCCGCGAGCGGGAGCACGTGCCAACTGGGTCCCCCCGAGGGTACAGGCGGATCGGAACGCTCCCCGGGTGACAACCACTACCGCTTGCTCGTCAACGGAGAGGTAGAGCGATACGCACCGGGACAGAGATATGTCG TGACACTGGTGGGTGCACGCACGCATGATGTGGTGCAGCAGTTCAGCCGCTTCCAGCTGGTGGCGGACCCCCTGGATCCGGCGCAGCCGCGTTCGCCTCGCCTTCAGGGGCAGTTCCAACTGTTCGCAGACACGCTAACTCAGTTCGATGAGGAATGCACCAATTCGGTGGTAGAATCCGACGACCTGCCAAAAACCGAAGTCCAGGTCATGTGGAAAGCTCCGCCAGCGGGATCCGGTTGCGTCCTTCTTAA AGCCATGGTATACGAGAACGCCAGTAAGTGGTTCGCCGAAGACGGACAATTGACTAAACGAATCTGTGAAGATACATCTCTGTCCGCGCCCGATTGCTGCGCTTGCGACGACGCCAAATACAAG ATTGTGTTCCAAGGTCTGTGGTCTCCGCAGACTCACCCCAAAGACTTTCCGGTGCAAGCGATGTGGCTCACTCACTTTTCGGACATAATCGGGGCTTCACATCCCAAGAACTTCACTTTCTGGGGCGAGGGACAAATCGCAACTGACGGCTTCAG GTCGCTGGCCGAGTGGGGCTCAGTGGGTCTTCTGGAGCGCGAGCTGCGGCAGCGCGGCGCAGGAGGCGTCCTTCGCTCCTTGGTGCGAGCTCAAGGCCTGTGGTACCCGAGGGTCAACGCCAACACTTCGGCAACCTTCGACGTTGACCGGCGGCGGCATTTGCTCTCGCTGGCCTCCATGTTCG GGCCCTCTCCCGACTGGGTGGTCGGGGTGAACGGACTCGATCTGTGCAACGCGGACTGCTCCTGGGCCGAGTCCGAGACGATAGACTTGTACCCGTACGACGCCGGCACCGACAACGGCATCTCTTACATG TCTGCGAACTCCGAGACTTCACCCCGCGAGCGCATGTACCGCATCACGACGATGTACCCGGAGGACCCTCGCGCACCCTTCTACGACCCCTCCAAAAAAGAGATGCAGCCTCTGGCACGCCTCTACATCACTCGGGAGAAGATCGTATCACGAGGCTGCGACGAAGAGACTCTGCAGACCCTGGTCGCCGAGGAAGCCGAGAATACGCAGTCGGCCGACAGAC CGGAGTGTGCGGTCACAGAATGGACCGAGTGGTCGCCGTGCTCGGTGACGTGCGGCAAGGGCCTGCGCATGCGCACGCGCGAGTACCGGCTCCCGCAGAAGGCCCAGATGTTTGAGTGTGACCGGCAACTCGTATCCAAGGAGATGTGCGTCGCGGCCGTGCCGGAGTGCGA GGGCGGGGTGGGAGAGGTGGAGGAGGGCGAGTTCGCAGGGGCCCCGCAAGAGCGGTCCCCCGAGTGCCTGACGTCGGAGTGGGGCGAGTGGAGCGAGTGCTCCGTGACGTGCGGCATCGGGCAGTCCACGCGCAGGAGGCACTTCCTGGATCGCCTCGGACCCAAGAAGTGCCCGCTTGTGCAAGTCG AGGAGAGCCGCAAGTGTATGGAGCCGGCGTGTTCGGAGGCGGACGCCGCGGGATTGTCGGACCCACTCTGTCCCACCACGGACTGGTCGGCCTGGTCTCCCTGCAGCGCTTCCTGCGGCCGAGGGGTAAAGTTCCACACTCGCCTATTGCTGGTGCCCGCCGATCGCCAGCAAGAGTGCTCCGCGCGCGTTGAGCTGATGCAGCAGCGCGTCTGCCTTGAAAGGGAATCCTGCGACGTCGACATGCTTACCGCCAAAC GCATCTGCATGGAGTCGGCGGAGCAAGGTCCGTGCCGCGGCGTATACCAGCGATGGGCCTTCGCAGCGGCCAAAGGCATGTGCGTACCCTTCACGTATGGCGGATGTCGCGGAAACCAGAACAACTTCATCTCGCAGGATGACTGCCTCGAGACCTGCGGCTTCATACTAG GTGGCAATGCCCCTCCGGCGGCGAACGGCACCAACCCCGGACTCAGCGGCACCTCCGTCGCGCCTGGATCACCCACCG GTGCGACCCCCAACGGTGACTGCCGGGTCGGCGAGTGGAGTGAGTGGAGTCGCTGCAGCGTCACGTGCGGAGTCGGATACCAGGAGCGCTCGCGCACCGTGTTG TCTGTTCCGGGACCGGGAGGAGCACCTTGTCCGACGAGACTAACGCGAAGAAGACGATGCCACAGATATTGTTAG
- the LOC110998350 gene encoding phosphatidylcholine:ceramide cholinephosphotransferase 2 codes for MARSPKAKAAHRRTRSHSRELTRIRAQLYAKGNIQSNGDWMTVSGRSPDKEQPPSQQISHAEPLVQSVRAYLSRELPAEPQSPSPPLCHADIAADTAREEIKGINFEPRLRRNDLNNNPSARQNESREMPNLAELLQRQPLLSRKADAPQPTTDESDPEHSPQRTHTGDFIVELPPGTVREERYPKEIGKTIVSFFFLFICVCINMMSLSLVHERLPDRNTTAPLSDIVLDNVTARDWGLSVSEYLIMISTTVAMLVVILHKHRFIVARRLFFIIGLLYLYRSLTMYVTVLPVSSTTYYCSPKSNNTTPLLIIKRMFYLISGFGLSINGKHTYCGDFIYSGHTMILVLSYLIVAEYSPKKLWPMHWAMWASACVGVVFVLVAHGHYTVDVVIAYYITTRLFWTFHSLLVTPHRAGGGYNHYMIQREWWYWLFTYLEGNVRGPVPRRYDWPLFWPRTKLFSRLS; via the exons ATGGCGCGCTCCCCGAAGGCCAAGGCGGCTCATCGCCGCACCAGAAGCCACTCCCGGGAGCTCACCAGGATCCGGGCCCAACTTTACGCAAAAG GAAACATTCAGTCCAATGGTGATTGGATGACGGTCTCGGGTCGGTCGCCGGACAAAGAGCAACCGCCCTCGCAGCAGATCAGCCACGCCGAGCCGCTGGTGCAGTCGGTGCGTGCGTACCTGTCACGCGAACTGCCCGCCGAGCCGCAATCGCCTTCGCCCCCGCTCTGCCATGCCGATATAGCGGCCGACACCGCGCGCGAAGAGATCAAAGGCATCAACTTTGAGCCCCGCCTTCGTCGGAATGATCTAAACAATAACCCGTCCGCCCGTCAGAACGAATCGCGTGAAATGCCTAACCTAGCAGAACTATTGCAGCGACAGCCGCTGCTGTCGCGCAAGGCAGACGCCCCGCAGCCCACGACGGATGAATCGGATCCAGAGCATTCGCCCCAGCGCACCCACACCGGTGACTTTATCGTTGAACTGCCGCCCGGCACCGTCAGGGAAGAGCGTTACCCGAAAGAGATAGGCAAGACTATCGTATCGTTCTTTTTCCTATTTATTTGCGTGTGTATCAACATGATGTCCCTGTCGCTCGTACACGAGCGGCTTCCGGACAGAAACACCACTGCGCCACTCAGTGACATCGTTCTCGACAACGTGACCGCCAGAGACTGGGGCCTGTCCGTCTCCGAGTACCTCATAATGATTTCCACCACGGTGGCGATGCTAGTCGTCATTCTGCATAAGCATCGCTTTATCGTCGCCCGCCGCCTCTTCTTCATCATCGGGCTACTCTACTTGTATCGGTCTCTTACCATGTACGTGACGGTCTTGCCCGTGTCTAGCACCACGTACTACTGCAGTCCGAAGAGCAACAACACTACGCCGCTCCTTATCATCAAACGAATGTTCTATTTGATATCCGGGTTCGGACTATCGATCAATGGCAAGCATACTTACTGCGGAGACTTCATTTACTCCGGGCACACCATGATCCTCGTGCTGAGCTACTTGATAGTGGCGGAGTACTCCCCCAAGAAGCTGTGGCCGATGCACTGGGCCATGTGGGCGTCGGCGTGCGTGGGCGTGGTGTTCGTGCTGGTGGCGCACGGCCACTACACCGTGGACGTGGTGATCGCCTACTACATCACCACGCGCCTCTTCTGGACCTTCCACTCGCTGCTGGTGACGCCGCACCGCGCCGGTGGTGGCTACAACCACTACATGATTCAACGCGAGTGGTGGTACTGGCTATTCACGTACCTGGAAGGCAACGTGCGCGGCCCGGTACCGCGCCGCTACGACTGGCCGCTGTTCTGGCCGCGCACGAAGCTCTTTAGCCGCCTCAGCTAG